One window from the genome of Enterobacteriaceae bacterium Kacie_13 encodes:
- the cpdA gene encoding 3',5'-cyclic-AMP phosphodiesterase — MESLFKLPLVNGAKVRVLQITDTHLFAGEDETLLGVNTFNSFRAVLDAIKAQQREVDIIAATGDLAQDQSVAAYHQFCRGISELPSPCVWLPGNHDFQPAMFETLHDAGINPSKHVLLGEHWQIILLDTQVFGVPHGELSEYQLEWMERCLKAYPDRYTLLMLHHHPLPSGCTWLDQHSLRNAHMLANTLVNYPKVNTLLCGHIHQELDLDWYGRRLYATPSTCVQFKPHCTNFTIDTVAPGWRYLDLYPDGRVETQVFRLESTEFHPDTESDGYE, encoded by the coding sequence TTTTGCCGGTGAAGATGAAACGTTGTTGGGCGTGAATACGTTTAACAGCTTTCGCGCCGTGCTGGACGCTATCAAGGCGCAGCAGCGCGAAGTCGACATCATCGCAGCGACAGGGGATTTGGCTCAGGATCAGTCGGTGGCGGCATACCATCAGTTTTGCCGTGGCATCAGCGAACTGCCCTCTCCTTGTGTCTGGCTTCCCGGAAATCATGATTTCCAGCCAGCGATGTTTGAAACCCTGCACGACGCCGGGATCAACCCGTCGAAGCACGTACTGCTTGGCGAGCACTGGCAAATCATTCTTCTCGATACGCAAGTATTTGGCGTGCCGCACGGTGAGCTGAGTGAGTATCAGTTGGAGTGGATGGAGCGCTGCCTGAAGGCCTATCCGGATCGCTACACTTTGCTGATGTTGCATCATCATCCGCTGCCGTCGGGTTGTACCTGGCTCGATCAGCACAGTCTGCGTAATGCGCACATGCTGGCGAACACGCTCGTTAACTACCCCAAAGTGAATACGCTGCTGTGTGGCCACATTCATCAGGAACTGGATCTCGACTGGTATGGCCGTCGCCTTTACGCCACGCCGTCAACCTGTGTTCAGTTCAAACCGCACTGCACCAATTTCACCATTGATACCGTTGCGCCGGGTTGGCGTTATCTGGATTTATATCCTGATGGCCGCGTGGAAACGCAGGTATTCCGTCTCGAATCCACTGAGTTTCACCCGGATACGGAATCGGACGGCTACGAATGA